The following proteins are encoded in a genomic region of Burkholderia stabilis:
- a CDS encoding ABC transporter permease: MSRLLAIFRLGVKELWSLARDPILLALIVYTFSASIYVAATASPETLHKVPIAIVDEDASPLSARIAAAFFPPQFAPPPIVDAAAADRGLDNGDYTFSLDIPPDLQRDVLAGRHATIQLNVDATRMTQAFTGGGYVQQIVSGEIDAFVRRYRGTPLPPVDLALRMRFNPNLDEVWFGALMELINNVTMLSMILTGAALIREREHGTIEHLLVMPVTAAEIMLAKVWSMGLVVTVAAVASLTFVVGGALHVPIPGSIPLFVAGMALHLFAATSMGIFLATLVRSMPQFGMLLVLVLLPLQLLSGGLTPRESMPLAVQDIMLAAPTTHFVELAQRILYRGAGLDAVWVQFAVLFAIGCVLFLLSLMRFRKTIGQMS, encoded by the coding sequence ATGTCGCGCCTGCTCGCCATTTTCCGGCTCGGGGTCAAGGAACTCTGGAGCCTCGCTCGCGACCCGATCCTGCTCGCACTCATCGTCTATACGTTCAGCGCGTCGATCTACGTCGCCGCCACCGCTAGCCCGGAAACGCTGCACAAGGTGCCGATCGCGATCGTCGACGAGGACGCATCGCCGCTGTCGGCACGCATCGCGGCGGCGTTCTTCCCGCCGCAGTTCGCGCCACCCCCGATCGTCGACGCCGCCGCGGCCGATCGCGGTCTCGACAACGGCGACTACACGTTCTCGCTCGACATTCCGCCGGACCTGCAGCGCGACGTGCTCGCCGGCCGCCATGCGACGATCCAGCTCAACGTCGACGCGACACGCATGACGCAGGCGTTTACCGGTGGCGGTTACGTCCAGCAGATCGTGTCGGGCGAGATCGACGCATTCGTGCGGCGCTATCGCGGCACGCCGTTGCCGCCTGTCGACCTCGCGCTGCGGATGCGCTTCAACCCGAATCTCGACGAGGTATGGTTCGGCGCGCTGATGGAACTGATCAACAACGTGACGATGCTGTCGATGATACTCACCGGGGCCGCGCTGATTCGCGAGCGCGAGCACGGCACGATCGAGCATCTGCTTGTCATGCCGGTGACCGCGGCGGAAATCATGCTCGCGAAGGTCTGGTCGATGGGGCTCGTCGTCACGGTGGCCGCCGTCGCGTCGCTGACGTTCGTCGTCGGCGGTGCGCTGCACGTCCCGATTCCGGGCTCCATACCGCTGTTCGTTGCCGGGATGGCGTTGCACCTGTTCGCGGCGACGTCGATGGGGATTTTTCTCGCGACGCTCGTGCGCAGCATGCCGCAGTTCGGGATGCTGCTCGTGCTCGTGCTGCTGCCGCTGCAGTTGCTGTCGGGCGGACTGACGCCGCGCGAGAGCATGCCGCTGGCCGTGCAGGACATCATGCTGGCCGCGCCGACCACCCATTTCGTCGAGCTGGCGCAACGCATCCTGTATCGCGGTGCCGGCCTCGATGCGGTCTGGGTGCAGTTTGCGGTGTTGTTCGCGATCGGATGCGTGCTGTTCCTGCTGTCGCTGATGCGCTTTCGCAAGACGATCGGCCAGATGTCGTAA
- the rbbA gene encoding ribosome-associated ATPase/putative transporter RbbA: MKTTLPADTDAGATEGPPVCAESGMVARLSGVSLRYGDKYALDNVTLDIPGGRMIGLIGPDGVGKSSLLALVSGARAIQQGRVLALDGDLSSRRHRARVCRRIAYMPQGLGRNLYATLSVEENLQFFARLFGHDAAERRRRIDALTHSTGLHPFLDRPAGKLSGGMKQKLGLCCALIHDPDLLILDEPTTGVDPLSRAQFWELIGRIRAARPAMSVLVATAYMDEARRFDWLIAMDAGRVLATGGTGDLLARTGCDTLEAAFIALLPEARRHGHQPIRIAPFQPDDSAAYAIEADALTMRFGDFVAVDHVSLKIRRGEIFGFLGSNGCGKSTTMKMLTGLLPASEGTATLFGRPVAADDIDTRRRVGYMSQGFSLYGELTVRQNLVLHARLFGVPEPDVPGRVTEMVERFALADALDALPERLPLGMRQRLSLAVAMVHKPELLILDEPTSGVDPVARDDFWRLMIELARQDRVTIFISTHFMNEAARCDRISLMHAGRVLASAAPDELVRARGASTLEDAFIGYLTDAQRTDGALAEAPSDAGWLAAPPEAAGARRGAAWFSPARAGSYLWREVLELRRDPLRATLALFGSLVLMCVISIGISLDVDNLTFAVLDRDQSILSQDYAQNLAGSRYFVPRAALADDRDIDRRMRNGQLSLAIEIPPGFARDVARGRRVEIGAWVDGAMPMRAETIRGYVAGMHENWLRDQARRRLGASLVPAVDIAVRYRYNPDVRSLPAMIPAIMPMLLLMLPAMLTALAVVRERELGSIVNLYVTPVTRAEFLLGKQAPYVMLAMLNFVLMVVLADVVFGVRIKGSLATLAAAMLIFNVVATGIGLFASTFTRSQIAAIFMTIVGTLIPVVQFSGLLTPLSSLEGSGKWIGTVYPATYMLAISRGVYNKALGFADLSSQFWPLLAAAPVILVMTGVLLRKQER, translated from the coding sequence ATGAAGACGACGTTGCCAGCCGATACCGACGCCGGTGCGACCGAAGGTCCGCCGGTCTGCGCGGAATCCGGCATGGTCGCGCGGCTGTCGGGCGTGTCGCTGCGCTACGGCGACAAGTACGCGCTCGACAACGTGACGCTCGATATCCCCGGCGGCCGCATGATCGGGCTGATCGGCCCGGACGGCGTCGGCAAGTCGAGCCTGCTCGCGCTCGTTTCCGGCGCGCGTGCGATCCAGCAGGGGCGTGTCCTGGCACTCGACGGCGATCTGTCGTCGCGCCGCCATCGCGCACGCGTCTGCCGGCGCATCGCCTACATGCCGCAGGGCCTCGGCCGAAACCTGTATGCGACGCTGTCGGTCGAGGAAAACCTGCAGTTCTTCGCGAGACTGTTCGGCCACGACGCGGCGGAGCGACGCCGCCGGATCGACGCACTCACGCACAGCACCGGCCTTCATCCGTTCCTGGATCGGCCTGCCGGCAAACTGTCCGGCGGCATGAAGCAGAAGCTCGGCCTGTGTTGCGCGTTGATCCACGATCCCGACCTGCTGATCCTGGACGAACCGACGACCGGCGTGGATCCGCTCTCGCGCGCGCAGTTCTGGGAGTTGATCGGCCGGATTCGCGCCGCACGCCCGGCAATGAGCGTACTGGTCGCTACCGCATACATGGACGAGGCCCGGCGTTTCGACTGGCTGATCGCGATGGACGCCGGCCGGGTGCTGGCAACGGGCGGCACCGGCGACCTGCTCGCCCGCACCGGGTGCGACACGCTGGAAGCCGCGTTCATCGCGTTGCTCCCGGAAGCCCGGCGGCACGGACACCAGCCGATCCGGATTGCGCCTTTTCAGCCGGACGACTCCGCCGCCTACGCCATCGAGGCCGATGCGCTGACGATGCGCTTCGGCGATTTCGTCGCGGTCGACCACGTGAGCCTGAAGATTCGCCGCGGCGAAATCTTCGGATTTCTCGGCTCCAACGGTTGCGGCAAATCGACGACCATGAAGATGCTCACGGGGCTGCTCCCCGCATCCGAAGGCACCGCGACGCTGTTCGGCCGGCCGGTCGCCGCCGACGACATCGACACGCGCAGGCGGGTCGGCTACATGTCGCAGGGATTTTCGCTGTACGGCGAACTGACCGTCCGGCAGAACCTGGTGCTGCATGCACGCCTGTTCGGCGTGCCGGAACCTGACGTACCGGGACGGGTGACCGAAATGGTCGAGCGCTTCGCGCTCGCCGATGCGCTCGACGCGCTGCCCGAGCGCCTGCCGCTCGGCATGCGGCAGCGGTTGTCGCTCGCGGTGGCGATGGTGCACAAGCCCGAACTGCTGATCCTCGACGAGCCGACCTCGGGCGTGGACCCCGTCGCACGGGACGATTTCTGGCGATTGATGATCGAGCTCGCCCGGCAGGATCGCGTCACGATCTTCATTTCGACGCACTTCATGAACGAGGCCGCGCGCTGCGATCGCATCTCGCTGATGCACGCTGGCCGCGTGCTCGCGAGCGCCGCGCCCGACGAGCTGGTTCGCGCGCGCGGCGCCAGCACGCTCGAGGATGCGTTTATCGGCTACCTGACCGATGCGCAGCGCACGGACGGCGCGTTGGCCGAGGCACCGTCCGACGCCGGCTGGCTTGCCGCGCCGCCGGAGGCGGCCGGCGCCCGCCGCGGGGCCGCGTGGTTCAGCCCGGCGCGCGCCGGCAGCTACCTGTGGCGCGAAGTGCTGGAACTGCGACGCGATCCGCTGCGCGCGACGCTGGCGCTGTTCGGTTCGCTCGTGCTGATGTGCGTGATCAGCATCGGCATCAGTCTCGACGTCGACAACCTGACGTTCGCGGTGCTCGACCGCGATCAGTCGATCCTGAGCCAGGACTATGCGCAGAACCTCGCCGGTTCCCGCTACTTCGTGCCGCGCGCCGCGCTCGCGGATGATCGCGACATCGATCGCCGCATGCGCAACGGCCAGTTGTCGCTCGCGATCGAGATCCCGCCCGGGTTCGCACGCGACGTCGCGCGCGGTCGGCGCGTCGAGATCGGCGCGTGGGTCGACGGCGCGATGCCGATGCGCGCGGAGACGATCCGCGGCTATGTCGCCGGCATGCACGAGAACTGGCTGCGCGATCAGGCCAGGCGCCGGCTCGGCGCGTCGCTCGTTCCGGCGGTCGACATCGCTGTTCGTTATCGCTACAACCCGGACGTCAGGAGCCTGCCCGCGATGATTCCGGCGATCATGCCGATGCTGCTGCTGATGCTGCCCGCGATGCTCACGGCGCTCGCCGTCGTGCGGGAACGCGAGCTCGGGTCGATCGTCAACCTGTACGTGACGCCCGTCACACGCGCCGAATTCCTGCTCGGCAAGCAGGCGCCGTACGTCATGCTGGCGATGCTGAACTTCGTGCTGATGGTCGTGCTGGCCGACGTCGTGTTCGGCGTGCGGATCAAGGGAAGTCTTGCGACGCTGGCGGCCGCGATGCTGATCTTCAACGTCGTGGCCACCGGCATCGGGCTGTTCGCGTCGACGTTCACCCGCAGCCAGATCGCCGCGATCTTCATGACGATCGTCGGCACGCTGATTCCCGTCGTGCAGTTCTCGGGCCTGCTCACGCCCCTGTCGTCGCTCGAAGGCAGCGGCAAATGGATCGGTACGGTTTACCCGGCCACCTACATGCTCGCGATCAGCCGCGGTGTCTACAACAAGGCGCTCGGGTTCGCCGACCTGTCGTCGCAGTTCTGGCCGCTGCTCGCGGCGGCGCCGGTCATCCTGGTCATGACCGGGGTCCTGCTCCGCAAGCAGGAACGCTGA
- a CDS encoding HlyD family secretion protein: MKAIKRPLLIGAGAAVLAIGLTYYGWTRWRDGQTDAGLVSGNGRIEATEIDVATKLPGRVTTMLVDEGDFVKAGQPLARMDVVVLQAQLDEAQAREQQAANTAASIDAQVAQRRSDKAAAAAVVVQRESELDAAARRLARSETLSRDGASSMQELDDDRARTGSLRATVNAARAQVDAAQAGIDATKAQLVAARSAVTAAQATVARVKADIADSELTSPRDGRVQYRIAESGEVLPAGGKVLNVVDLSDVYMTFFLPETVVGRVPLGADVRIVLDAAPEYVIPASVSYVSSTAQFTPKTVETATERQKLMFRVKARIDRDLLQRHLKLVKTGLPGVAWLKADPKADWPARLAVKVPQ; the protein is encoded by the coding sequence ATGAAAGCCATCAAGCGCCCCCTTCTGATCGGCGCCGGCGCGGCCGTGCTCGCGATCGGCCTCACGTACTACGGGTGGACGCGCTGGCGCGACGGACAGACGGATGCGGGGCTCGTCAGCGGCAACGGCCGCATCGAGGCGACCGAGATCGACGTCGCGACCAAGCTGCCGGGGCGCGTCACCACCATGCTCGTCGACGAAGGCGATTTCGTGAAGGCCGGTCAGCCGCTCGCGCGCATGGACGTCGTCGTCCTGCAGGCGCAACTCGACGAGGCGCAGGCAAGGGAACAACAGGCGGCCAACACCGCGGCGAGCATCGACGCGCAGGTCGCCCAGCGCCGCAGCGACAAGGCCGCGGCCGCGGCGGTCGTCGTGCAGCGGGAAAGCGAACTGGACGCGGCAGCGCGACGGCTCGCGCGTTCCGAAACGCTGTCGCGCGACGGCGCATCGTCGATGCAGGAACTCGACGATGATCGCGCGCGCACCGGCAGCCTGCGGGCAACCGTGAATGCCGCGCGAGCGCAGGTGGACGCCGCCCAGGCCGGCATCGATGCAACGAAGGCCCAGCTCGTCGCGGCGCGTTCGGCGGTCACGGCCGCGCAGGCCACCGTGGCACGCGTGAAGGCCGACATCGCGGACAGCGAGCTGACGTCGCCGCGCGACGGCCGGGTCCAGTACCGCATCGCCGAATCGGGCGAGGTCCTGCCGGCAGGCGGCAAAGTGCTCAATGTCGTCGACCTGTCCGACGTCTACATGACGTTCTTCCTGCCCGAAACGGTCGTCGGCAGGGTACCGCTCGGCGCCGACGTGCGGATCGTGCTCGACGCGGCGCCGGAATACGTGATTCCGGCCAGCGTGTCGTACGTGTCGAGCACCGCGCAGTTCACGCCGAAGACGGTCGAGACGGCCACCGAACGGCAGAAGCTGATGTTCCGGGTGAAGGCGCGCATCGACCGGGATCTGCTGCAGCGCCACCTGAAACTCGTCAAGACCGGGCTGCCGGGTGTCGCATGGCTGAAGGCCGACCCGAAGGCAGACTGGCCGGCGCGCCTCGCCGTCAAGGTGCCGCAATGA
- a CDS encoding efflux transporter outer membrane subunit, protein MRVAALPALFHAAVARRTRLVALATGAVLLSGCLSFAPPDTRPASPIPAVFPDPSADSTSAVHVPAWQGYFVDARLRALIAQALVNNRDLRAALARVEQARAVYGIRSADQWPTIGAGAAYARFRAPGGFLTPAPVIGQVYEVQLAETQWEIDFWGRVRNLKTSALQRYLASDAARQAVALSVITGVADAYLTLCEIDERIALTRATIDTRRESLRIFRLRQAAGAISRLDLTQSEILLQQAESLGVQLQQARASAADALALLVGAPPDPADAPLALDDGAVLPSLAPGLPSSLLANRPDVIAAEHELQATRTNIGAARAAFFPRIALTSSFGSGSSALHELLSSGAGVWSIVPTVTVPLIDGGRNRSNLALAHAQRDEALAKYEKTLQSAFRDVSDALASRYWLADQVRIERATLASQAERARLAKLRYDSGATRFLEVLDAQRDLMNAEQQLVMTRRALLSSRVALYGALGGETTDAGRTAAAPNNLSTDPDSRQ, encoded by the coding sequence ATGCGCGTTGCCGCGCTTCCCGCTCTCTTTCATGCTGCCGTCGCGCGACGCACGCGTCTCGTTGCACTCGCAACGGGTGCGGTCCTGCTGTCGGGATGCCTGTCGTTCGCGCCACCGGACACGCGTCCCGCATCCCCGATCCCCGCGGTGTTTCCCGATCCGTCCGCCGACAGCACTTCCGCGGTGCACGTGCCTGCGTGGCAAGGGTATTTCGTCGACGCGCGCCTGCGCGCGTTGATCGCGCAGGCGCTCGTCAACAACCGCGATCTGCGCGCCGCCCTTGCACGTGTCGAGCAGGCGCGTGCCGTCTACGGCATCCGCAGCGCGGATCAGTGGCCGACGATCGGCGCCGGCGCGGCCTATGCGCGGTTTCGTGCGCCGGGCGGGTTCCTGACGCCGGCGCCGGTGATCGGCCAGGTCTACGAGGTCCAGCTGGCCGAGACGCAATGGGAGATCGACTTCTGGGGCCGCGTGCGCAACCTGAAAACGTCGGCGCTCCAGCGCTACCTCGCAAGCGACGCAGCCCGCCAGGCAGTGGCGTTGAGCGTGATCACCGGGGTAGCGGACGCGTATCTGACCCTGTGCGAGATCGACGAGCGCATCGCGCTGACGCGCGCGACGATCGACACGCGGCGCGAATCGCTGCGGATCTTCCGGCTTCGCCAGGCGGCCGGCGCGATCTCGCGCCTCGACCTGACGCAATCCGAGATCTTGCTGCAGCAGGCGGAATCCCTGGGCGTCCAGTTGCAGCAGGCGCGCGCGTCGGCCGCCGATGCACTGGCGTTGCTCGTCGGTGCGCCGCCGGATCCGGCCGACGCGCCGCTCGCGCTCGACGACGGCGCCGTGCTGCCGTCGCTCGCCCCCGGCCTGCCCTCGTCGCTGCTCGCCAACCGTCCGGACGTGATCGCGGCCGAGCACGAGTTGCAGGCGACGCGCACCAACATCGGCGCGGCGCGGGCCGCGTTCTTTCCGCGCATTGCGTTGACGAGCTCGTTCGGCTCGGGCAGCAGCGCGCTGCATGAGCTGCTGTCGTCCGGCGCCGGCGTATGGTCGATCGTCCCCACCGTGACGGTGCCGCTCATCGACGGCGGCCGCAATCGCTCGAATCTCGCGCTGGCGCATGCGCAGCGCGACGAGGCGCTCGCGAAATACGAAAAGACGCTGCAAAGCGCCTTCCGCGACGTGTCCGACGCGCTCGCGTCCCGTTACTGGCTGGCCGACCAGGTACGCATCGAGCGCGCCACGCTGGCCTCCCAGGCCGAACGGGCGCGCCTGGCGAAGCTGCGTTACGACAGCGGCGCCACACGGTTTCTCGAGGTGCTCGACGCGCAGCGGGACCTGATGAACGCGGAGCAGCAACTGGTCATGACGCGCCGCGCGCTCCTGTCGAGCCGCGTCGCGCTGTACGGCGCGCTCGGCGGCGAGACGACCGACGCCGGCAGGACTGCCGCCGCACCGAACAACCTTTCGACAGACCCGGATTCCAGACAATGA
- a CDS encoding PAS domain S-box protein gives MDTIARFFVASGFAPHGYCLQWSPGLIWSYVVADAIIALSYYSIPVALWIFARRRTDLPFSWLFLMFAVFILACGTTHLISILDIWQPVYWLDASVKTLTAAASLATAVVIWPLMPKALALPSPMQLDQANRNLVREIAARQEAERQLRALTHELEQRVATRTAEFESVNDALRRKVAEHERAELAIRDSQQQLQSIVDNAATVISVKQADRRYVLVNRRFEDVFHVRRQDAFGKTDAQLFSAERAAASRQADDRVLAGDVVETEETVILGGQLHTFLSVNFPIRDSGGRIVSIGGISTDISERKRAEERLRLVVEASPNAMVMVSHGGRIVLVNSQTERVFGYSRDELIGRSIETLVPARFRDQHPDHRAAFLAAPKSRPMGAGRHLYGLRSDGSELPVEIGLNPIETDEGMFVLAAIVDITERTRAETALRERTDELARSNRDLEQFAYVASHDLQEPLRAVAGPLQLLQRRYQGQLDARADEYIGHAVEGATRMQALIEDLLTYSRVGRSDNPFQPVQCAVVLDSALNNLAVALEEAGADVHRGLLPTVQAIPSQLALLFQNLLGNAVKFRRKDGPLRIRVGAEPCADGWLFRVEDNGIGIDAQYFERIFLIFQRLHTRRDYPGTGIGLALCKRIVERHGGRIWVESEPGNGTTFLFTLPGGAGTGPNAEVI, from the coding sequence GTGGACACGATTGCTCGATTCTTTGTGGCGTCAGGTTTTGCTCCCCACGGTTATTGTCTCCAGTGGTCGCCCGGACTGATCTGGTCATACGTGGTTGCGGACGCAATCATCGCGCTGTCCTACTATTCGATCCCTGTCGCGTTGTGGATATTCGCGCGACGTCGCACGGACCTGCCTTTCAGCTGGCTGTTCCTGATGTTCGCCGTCTTCATCCTGGCCTGCGGCACCACGCATCTGATCTCGATCCTCGATATCTGGCAGCCGGTGTACTGGCTGGATGCGAGCGTCAAGACCCTCACCGCGGCGGCGTCGCTCGCCACGGCCGTCGTGATATGGCCCCTGATGCCCAAAGCGCTTGCGCTGCCGAGCCCGATGCAACTGGATCAGGCGAACCGGAACCTCGTGCGCGAGATTGCGGCACGCCAGGAGGCCGAGCGCCAGCTGCGCGCGCTCACCCATGAGCTTGAACAACGGGTTGCGACGCGTACTGCGGAGTTCGAAAGCGTCAACGATGCGCTGCGCCGCAAGGTCGCCGAACACGAACGGGCCGAGCTGGCGATACGCGACAGCCAGCAGCAGCTTCAGTCCATCGTCGACAATGCGGCGACGGTGATCAGCGTGAAGCAGGCGGATCGTCGTTACGTACTCGTCAACCGGCGCTTCGAGGATGTGTTTCATGTCCGTCGGCAGGATGCGTTCGGCAAGACGGATGCCCAGCTGTTTTCGGCGGAGCGGGCCGCCGCGTCTCGGCAAGCCGATGACCGGGTACTGGCCGGCGACGTGGTCGAGACCGAGGAAACCGTGATCCTGGGCGGGCAGCTCCATACCTTTCTATCGGTCAATTTTCCGATCAGGGACTCCGGCGGCCGGATCGTGTCGATCGGCGGTATTTCCACGGATATCAGCGAACGAAAGCGGGCGGAAGAGCGCCTGCGGCTGGTCGTCGAGGCGTCGCCGAACGCGATGGTCATGGTGAGCCACGGCGGCCGGATCGTGCTGGTGAATTCGCAGACCGAGCGTGTGTTCGGCTACTCGCGCGACGAACTGATCGGTCGCAGCATCGAGACGCTGGTGCCGGCGCGGTTTCGCGACCAGCATCCCGACCATCGCGCTGCGTTCCTCGCCGCCCCGAAGAGTCGCCCCATGGGAGCGGGCAGGCATCTTTACGGGTTGCGCAGCGACGGGTCCGAACTGCCGGTGGAAATCGGACTGAATCCGATTGAAACGGACGAGGGCATGTTCGTCCTGGCAGCGATCGTCGACATTACCGAGCGCACGCGTGCCGAAACAGCGTTGCGCGAACGCACCGACGAACTGGCGCGCTCCAATCGCGATCTGGAGCAATTCGCGTATGTGGCGTCGCACGACCTGCAGGAACCCCTTCGCGCGGTGGCCGGCCCGCTGCAGCTGTTGCAGCGTCGTTATCAGGGGCAGCTGGACGCGCGTGCGGACGAATACATCGGCCATGCCGTCGAAGGCGCCACCCGGATGCAGGCGCTGATCGAGGATCTTCTGACGTATTCGCGCGTCGGCCGGTCGGACAATCCGTTCCAGCCGGTGCAGTGTGCCGTCGTGCTCGACAGTGCGCTGAACAATCTTGCGGTGGCACTGGAGGAGGCCGGCGCCGACGTTCACCGCGGCCTCCTCCCGACGGTGCAGGCCATTCCGTCGCAACTCGCGCTGCTGTTTCAGAATCTGCTGGGCAATGCCGTCAAGTTTCGCCGCAAGGACGGGCCGCTGCGGATTCGGGTGGGCGCGGAACCGTGTGCCGACGGGTGGCTGTTTCGCGTCGAAGACAACGGCATCGGGATCGATGCCCAGTATTTCGAGCGGATCTTTTTGATATTCCAGCGTCTGCATACGCGTCGCGATTATCCCGGCACGGGGATCGGGCTCGCGCTGTGCAAGCGCATCGTGGAGCGTCATGGCGGCAGGATCTGGGTCGAATCCGAACCCGGAAACGGAACGACGTTTCTTTTCACGCTACCGGGCGGGGCGGGAACCGGCCCGAATGCCGAAGTCATTTGA
- a CDS encoding response regulator, whose amino-acid sequence MPIESLEGLVDILLVEDSPTDVMMTREGLEYYKVLNPLKVVEDGVAAMAYLRREGQYQGARRPGLIILDLNLPRKSGREVLQELKDDPELRNIPVVILTTSKSEEDVAKSYGLHANCYITKPVDFAKFADVVRRISDFWFGVVTLPPAGR is encoded by the coding sequence ATGCCGATCGAATCGCTTGAAGGTCTCGTCGATATCCTGCTTGTGGAAGACAGCCCCACCGACGTGATGATGACCCGCGAGGGGCTCGAGTATTACAAGGTCCTCAATCCGCTGAAGGTCGTCGAAGACGGCGTGGCCGCGATGGCGTACCTCCGGCGGGAAGGGCAATACCAGGGCGCGCGCCGGCCGGGCCTCATCATCCTCGACCTGAATCTCCCGAGGAAGAGCGGGCGTGAAGTCCTTCAGGAGCTGAAGGACGATCCCGAGCTGCGCAACATTCCCGTCGTCATTCTGACGACGTCCAAATCGGAAGAGGACGTGGCGAAGTCGTACGGCCTTCACGCCAATTGCTACATCACCAAGCCGGTCGACTTCGCGAAGTTTGCCGATGTGGTGCGCCGGATCAGCGACTTCTGGTTCGGCGTCGTGACGCTGCCCCCCGCCGGCCGATGA
- a CDS encoding PAS domain-containing protein codes for MNTPLNEVRILLVEDSPTDTFLIREALFEVRDFVSVLHHAERLSEGIDHFRAEPVDVALLDLGLPDSQGLDTFSRLHAEKPGVPIIVLTGLDDLSAGLQAIQEGAQDYLLKKDIQPALLGRAIRYAIERHHVSVALAESEERFQLAVSGAAAGLWDWNLLTGTMYLSAHFHEIMGYDDRELPNDARTHLDAIHPDDIDRVKSILDRHLLRERTYDVEYRVRTKSGAFRWIQSRGQALWDSAGEPYRMVGWIMDISDRRRAEEQLRESREELKRLSAGILRAREEEKARIARELHDDLGQQLTALKMVTAVLENKLKGAEAGSPEAMVGNLYSMIDQIVVSVRRIAADLRPRMLDDLGLVPAVDWLIADFSSRYGIHVVRSIDANQIAFNRESATAVFRMVQEALTNSARHSGATEVTIGISRDEPNCIVTIADNGQGAESDVRPGLKSFGLLGMRERAERVGGELRIETAPGHGFTVKIVMPLAAVEADDHD; via the coding sequence ATGAATACCCCGCTCAACGAGGTCCGGATCCTGCTCGTCGAGGACAGCCCGACCGACACATTCCTGATTCGTGAAGCCCTCTTCGAGGTGCGGGACTTCGTCTCGGTGTTGCACCATGCCGAACGCCTGTCGGAGGGCATCGATCATTTTCGGGCGGAGCCTGTCGACGTGGCGCTGCTCGATCTCGGTCTTCCGGATTCACAGGGCCTCGACACGTTCAGCCGGCTTCATGCCGAGAAGCCGGGGGTGCCGATCATCGTGCTGACCGGGCTCGACGATCTCTCGGCGGGGTTGCAGGCGATCCAGGAAGGCGCACAGGATTACCTGCTCAAGAAGGACATTCAGCCCGCGCTGCTGGGCCGGGCGATCCGATACGCGATCGAGCGGCACCACGTGTCGGTTGCGCTGGCGGAAAGCGAGGAACGGTTCCAACTGGCGGTGAGCGGTGCGGCCGCCGGGCTGTGGGACTGGAACCTGCTCACCGGCACCATGTATCTCTCCGCCCACTTCCACGAGATCATGGGATACGACGATCGCGAATTGCCGAATGATGCGCGTACGCATCTCGACGCGATTCATCCCGACGACATCGACCGTGTGAAGTCGATCCTCGATCGGCATTTGCTGCGTGAACGGACCTACGACGTGGAATACCGGGTCCGGACCAAGTCCGGGGCGTTCCGGTGGATCCAGTCGAGGGGGCAGGCGTTGTGGGACAGCGCGGGCGAGCCGTACCGGATGGTGGGCTGGATCATGGACATTTCGGATCGCAGGCGTGCCGAGGAACAGCTGCGCGAATCGCGCGAGGAGCTGAAGCGCCTGTCGGCCGGTATCCTGCGCGCGCGGGAAGAGGAAAAGGCCCGCATCGCGCGCGAACTGCACGATGACCTGGGGCAGCAACTGACCGCGCTGAAGATGGTGACCGCGGTTCTCGAGAACAAGCTCAAGGGCGCGGAAGCGGGATCTCCCGAGGCGATGGTCGGCAACCTCTATTCGATGATCGATCAGATCGTCGTTTCGGTGCGACGCATCGCGGCGGACTTGCGACCGAGAATGCTGGACGATCTCGGACTGGTGCCCGCGGTCGACTGGCTGATCGCGGACTTCTCGTCACGATATGGCATTCATGTCGTCAGGAGCATCGATGCGAACCAGATCGCGTTCAATCGCGAGAGCGCAACGGCTGTGTTCCGGATGGTGCAGGAGGCGCTGACGAACAGTGCGCGCCATTCGGGCGCGACCGAGGTCACGATCGGCATCTCGCGGGACGAGCCGAACTGCATCGTGACGATCGCGGACAACGGCCAAGGCGCCGAGAGCGACGTGCGCCCCGGATTGAAATCGTTCGGCTTGCTCGGCATGAGGGAGCGCGCCGAGCGCGTGGGCGGCGAACTGCGAATCGAGACCGCGCCCGGCCATGGCTTTACCGTGAAAATCGTGATGCCGCTCGCGGCGGTCGAGGCTGACGATCACGATTGA